From Sphingopyxis sp. MWB1, a single genomic window includes:
- a CDS encoding SDR family NAD(P)-dependent oxidoreductase, which produces MRFANKVAIVTGAASGIGKAATLKLASEGAHVFASDIDEAGGRALGEASNGRIDFIRCDVCEPSDIKALMDAAAAAAGGIDILFNNAAAGGARPPIDEIEPEEWDATMNLILRSVAMGIRYAVPHMKGRPATRTGGASIINTASVAALGAGYSPTTYAVAKAGVLHLTKVAATDLARYGIRVNAICPGFINTNIFTSSLEVPEASKAAAKAVIADMSAAAQPVARGGQPQDIANAAAYLASEESSFMTGTHMLVDGGLTIGQRHAWDPETPGLFDALTAMGGGDANAAAPAA; this is translated from the coding sequence ATGCGATTCGCAAACAAGGTCGCCATCGTCACCGGTGCAGCATCGGGCATTGGAAAGGCGGCGACGCTGAAACTGGCGAGCGAAGGCGCGCATGTCTTTGCCTCTGACATTGACGAAGCGGGCGGACGCGCGCTCGGCGAGGCGAGCAACGGGCGGATCGATTTCATCCGCTGCGACGTGTGCGAGCCGTCGGATATCAAGGCGTTGATGGATGCCGCCGCCGCTGCGGCGGGCGGGATCGACATCTTGTTCAACAATGCCGCCGCGGGCGGTGCACGCCCGCCGATCGACGAGATTGAGCCCGAGGAATGGGACGCGACGATGAACCTGATCCTGCGGTCGGTCGCCATGGGAATACGCTATGCGGTGCCGCACATGAAGGGCCGCCCCGCGACCCGGACGGGCGGCGCGTCGATCATCAACACCGCGAGCGTTGCGGCGCTGGGCGCGGGATATTCGCCCACCACCTATGCCGTTGCCAAGGCAGGCGTGCTGCACCTCACCAAGGTAGCGGCGACCGACCTTGCCCGCTATGGCATAAGGGTGAACGCCATCTGCCCCGGTTTTATCAACACCAATATCTTTACCTCTTCGCTGGAGGTGCCCGAGGCGAGCAAGGCAGCCGCCAAGGCGGTGATCGCCGATATGAGCGCCGCGGCACAGCCCGTCGCGCGGGGCGGCCAGCCGCAGGATATCGCCAATGCCGCAGCCTATCTGGCGAGCGAGGAATCGAGCTTTATGACCGGCACCCATATGCTGGTCGACGGCGGGCTGACCATTGGCCAGCGTCACGCCTGGGACCCTGAAACCCCCGGCCTGTTCGATGCG
- a CDS encoding acyl-CoA dehydrogenase family protein gives MSDLDAFRAEVRAWLEANCPAEMREPVRDEDDICWGGRKFQFKSEAQKLWLERCAEKGYTVPDWPKPYGGAGLSAEETKILKQEMKRIGARSPLDSFGIWMLGPALLKFGTEEQKVHYLNQIARGEIRWCQGYSEPGAGSDLVSLQTFGEDKGDHWVVNGSKIWTSYADKADWIFCLVRTDKANKYQGITFMLFDMESEGVSTKPILLISGNSPFCETFFDDVKVPKDQFVGEVNRGWDVAKYLLGHEREMISGGGAGGDMVSVGALFAKSLGRNDHGELDDPILRAEMAAFDTDVFAYRAMGERFMDMWKTGRAHPASSNMMKYVGTELNKRRHELVMAGGGSDALEWDSEESRGGARARSWLRTKANSIEGGTSEVMLNVIAKRILELPGA, from the coding sequence ATGAGCGATCTGGACGCTTTCCGCGCCGAAGTGCGCGCCTGGCTGGAGGCAAATTGCCCCGCCGAAATGCGCGAACCCGTGCGCGACGAGGATGATATCTGCTGGGGCGGGCGCAAGTTCCAATTCAAGAGCGAGGCGCAGAAGCTCTGGCTCGAACGCTGCGCTGAAAAAGGCTATACGGTTCCCGATTGGCCCAAGCCCTATGGCGGCGCGGGTCTCTCGGCCGAAGAAACGAAAATCCTCAAACAGGAAATGAAGCGTATCGGCGCGCGCTCGCCGCTCGACAGCTTCGGCATCTGGATGCTCGGCCCCGCGCTGCTCAAATTCGGCACCGAAGAGCAAAAGGTCCATTATCTGAACCAGATTGCGCGCGGCGAAATCCGCTGGTGCCAGGGCTATTCGGAACCCGGCGCGGGCAGCGACCTTGTCAGCTTGCAGACATTCGGCGAGGACAAGGGCGATCATTGGGTCGTCAATGGCTCGAAAATCTGGACCAGCTATGCCGACAAGGCCGACTGGATCTTCTGCCTCGTCCGAACCGACAAGGCGAATAAATATCAGGGCATCACCTTCATGCTTTTCGACATGGAAAGCGAAGGCGTGTCGACCAAGCCGATCCTGCTGATTTCGGGCAACAGCCCCTTCTGCGAAACCTTCTTCGACGATGTCAAAGTGCCGAAGGATCAGTTTGTCGGCGAGGTCAATCGCGGCTGGGACGTTGCCAAATATCTGCTCGGCCACGAACGCGAGATGATCTCGGGCGGCGGCGCGGGCGGCGACATGGTCAGCGTCGGCGCGCTCTTCGCCAAGTCGCTCGGCCGCAACGACCATGGCGAGCTCGACGATCCGATCCTGCGCGCCGAAATGGCCGCCTTCGACACCGATGTTTTCGCCTATCGCGCGATGGGCGAACGCTTCATGGACATGTGGAAAACCGGGCGCGCGCATCCTGCTTCGTCGAACATGATGAAATATGTCGGGACCGAGCTCAACAAGCGCCGCCACGAACTCGTCATGGCGGGCGGCGGCAGCGACGCGCTCGAATGGGACAGCGAAGAAAGCCGCGGCGGCGCCCGTGCGCGCAGCTGGCTTCGCACCAAGGCCAATTCGATCGAAGGCGGGACGAGCGAGGTCATGCTCAACGTCATCGCCAAGCGTATCCTGGAACTGCCGGGGGCGTGA
- a CDS encoding acyl-CoA dehydrogenase family protein, translating to MPLYHNDDQAMLKDSVAPFVAEQAPVSHLRTLRDTADETGFSRELWGQFVEMGLPGMLVPEDHGGLGMGHMEAGIVLEEIGRNLTPSPFLATSVGAVAALAKAGGTQASRWLPAIAGGEAIVALAIDEGPKHRPDRVATTATRSGNGFRLDGKKDFVLHGHVADMSIVSARTDGGITLFAVPKNAKGLTADPRRLVDSSLASHVTFDGVEVDADAVIGEVDAGEEVLNALLAATRTGAAAEMVGVGQGAMDMTITYLKERKQFGKLIGEFQGLQHRAAHLYGEMEVARATVMKAQQLLDEGSEGAKLMVSVAKAKAGRAANLAVREGVQMHGGIGMTDEYDIGLYMKRDRALAEFMGDVHYHTDQVARMNGY from the coding sequence ATGCCGCTTTATCACAATGACGACCAGGCGATGCTCAAGGACAGCGTCGCCCCTTTTGTGGCCGAACAGGCCCCCGTTTCGCATCTTCGCACGCTGCGCGACACCGCCGATGAAACCGGCTTTTCGCGCGAGCTTTGGGGGCAGTTCGTCGAAATGGGCCTGCCCGGAATGCTGGTGCCCGAAGATCATGGCGGCCTTGGCATGGGGCATATGGAGGCGGGCATTGTGCTCGAAGAGATTGGCCGCAATCTCACCCCGTCGCCCTTTCTCGCGACCAGCGTCGGCGCGGTCGCGGCGCTTGCGAAAGCGGGCGGCACGCAGGCGAGCCGCTGGCTCCCCGCCATTGCGGGCGGCGAGGCGATTGTCGCGCTCGCCATCGACGAAGGGCCAAAGCATCGCCCCGACCGGGTGGCGACGACCGCCACGCGCAGCGGCAATGGCTTCCGCCTCGACGGCAAAAAGGATTTCGTCCTTCACGGCCATGTCGCCGATATGAGCATTGTGTCGGCGCGGACCGATGGCGGCATCACGCTGTTCGCGGTGCCCAAAAATGCCAAGGGCCTCACCGCCGACCCACGCCGCCTCGTCGACTCGAGCCTCGCCAGCCATGTCACCTTCGACGGGGTCGAGGTCGATGCCGATGCGGTGATCGGAGAGGTTGATGCGGGCGAAGAGGTGCTGAACGCGCTGCTCGCCGCAACGCGCACCGGCGCCGCCGCCGAAATGGTCGGCGTGGGGCAGGGGGCGATGGATATGACCATCACTTACCTCAAGGAACGCAAGCAGTTCGGAAAGCTGATCGGCGAGTTCCAGGGGCTCCAGCACCGCGCCGCGCATCTTTATGGCGAAATGGAAGTCGCCCGCGCCACGGTGATGAAGGCGCAGCAACTGCTCGACGAAGGCAGCGAGGGCGCCAAGCTGATGGTCTCGGTCGCCAAGGCGAAAGCGGGGCGCGCGGCAAACCTTGCTGTGCGCGAAGGCGTCCAGATGCACGGCGGCATCGGCATGACCGACGAATATGACATCGGCCTCTATATGAAACGCGACCGCGCGCTCGCCGAATTTATGGGCGATGTCCATTACCACACCGACCAGGTCGCCCGGATGAACGGCTACTGA
- a CDS encoding SDR family oxidoreductase: MNLNDMFGLDGRIALVTGGSRGIGKMIVEGYLAAGCARVYISARKADQIEAAIADFETRHPGKVIGLPVDLATVEGCRALAKELEAREERLDILVNNAGAAWGEPFEGFPEAGWDKVMDINVKSPFFLTQALHGLLKAGGSADQPAKIINIGSIDGMRLNPWETYSYHASKAAILYLTKRMAARLVTDNIIVTAIAPGAFQSDMNKAARDHGDAVAKSIPVKRIGVPEDMAGAAIFLASKAGNYVVGDTITVDGGLVHGDLKTSIDA; encoded by the coding sequence ATGAACCTCAACGACATGTTCGGCCTCGATGGCCGCATCGCTCTCGTCACCGGCGGCTCGCGCGGCATCGGCAAGATGATCGTCGAAGGCTATCTCGCCGCAGGCTGCGCGCGCGTCTATATTTCGGCGCGCAAGGCCGATCAGATCGAGGCGGCAATCGCCGATTTCGAAACCCGCCATCCCGGCAAGGTGATCGGCCTTCCCGTCGATTTGGCGACGGTCGAAGGTTGCCGGGCGCTGGCGAAGGAACTCGAAGCGCGCGAGGAACGGCTCGACATCCTCGTCAACAATGCCGGCGCCGCCTGGGGCGAACCGTTCGAAGGCTTCCCCGAAGCGGGCTGGGACAAGGTGATGGACATCAACGTCAAATCGCCCTTCTTCCTCACGCAAGCGCTGCACGGGCTGCTCAAGGCAGGCGGCAGCGCCGATCAGCCGGCGAAGATCATCAACATCGGCTCGATCGACGGCATGCGGCTCAATCCGTGGGAAACCTACAGCTATCATGCGTCGAAGGCGGCGATCCTTTATCTGACCAAGCGCATGGCGGCGCGGCTCGTCACCGACAATATCATCGTCACTGCCATCGCCCCGGGCGCCTTTCAGTCGGACATGAACAAGGCGGCGCGCGACCATGGCGATGCCGTCGCCAAAAGCATTCCGGTCAAGCGCATCGGCGTGCCCGAGGATATGGCAGGCGCCGCGATCTTCCTCGCGTCAAAAGCGGGCAATTATGTCGTCGGCGACACGATCACCGTCGACGGCGGCCTTGTTCACGGCGATCTCAAAACCAGCATCGACGCCTGA
- the ppc gene encoding phosphoenolpyruvate carboxylase produces MGPPIQISQNPDIRYLGRILGDVIRAYGGEKLFRQTEYIRSSSVDRHRGIAGAEAIDPGLDALSLDDTIAFVRGFMLFSMLANLAEDRQGVAAEPEATVAAALETLKGDGIDTDAVTALLDAALIAPVLTAHPTEVRRKSMLDHKNRIAELMQMRDAGVEETPEGDVIEEAIRRQVALLWQTRPQRTEKLFVADEIDNALTYLRDVFLPVVPKLYARWEKQLGRRPASFLRIGSWIGGDRDGNPFVTAETLRLATSRSAAAVIGHYIDAVHALGAELSVSANLAPVPDAVIALAEASGDTAPSRRDEPYRRAISGIYARLSATYAGIVGKPPPRPSALAGEAYTTPGDFRRDLVTLADGLSASGEGQLGGIGALGRLIRAVEVFGFHLATLDMRQNSSVHERVLAELLKVAGVCDDYLALDEEARVALLTGELQSDRPLAAPWHEWSEETAGELAIIHAAADVRARLGKDAICQWIISMAQDLSDLLEVHVLAREAGLWRGGEDAGKSNLMVVPLFETIDDLSRAPDIMRRYFAMPEIGPQVALRGHQEVMIGYSDSNKDGGYLTSTWGLHQASHALTPVFAEAGSAMQLFHGRGGAVGRGGGSAFAAIRAQPAATVQGRIRITEQGEVIAAKYGTPDSAETNLEAMVSASLLASLEPEPMCEKDAARFRGAMNALSDTAFATYRGLVYDTPAFKDFFRAMTPIAEIATLKIGSRPSSRKKSSAIEDLRAIPWVFSWAQARVMLPGWYGTGEAFAAFKDKALLSDMLQCWPFFSALIGNMEMVLAKSDMGIAARYAALAADVEGQEAIFTRIRDGWERAHDGLLTITGQSRLLEKNPALEASIRLRLPYIEPLNLLQIELMKRHRAGETDPRIAEGIQLTINAIATALRNSG; encoded by the coding sequence ATGGGCCCACCGATACAAATTTCGCAGAATCCCGACATCCGCTATCTGGGGCGGATCCTCGGCGACGTTATCCGCGCTTATGGCGGCGAGAAGCTGTTTCGCCAGACCGAATATATTCGCTCCTCCAGCGTCGACCGGCATCGCGGCATCGCGGGCGCGGAAGCGATTGATCCGGGGCTGGACGCACTCAGCCTTGATGACACCATCGCTTTTGTCCGCGGCTTCATGCTGTTTTCGATGCTCGCCAATCTGGCCGAGGACCGGCAGGGCGTCGCCGCCGAGCCCGAAGCGACCGTCGCCGCCGCGCTGGAAACATTGAAGGGCGACGGGATTGATACCGACGCTGTTACCGCGCTGCTCGACGCCGCGTTGATCGCGCCGGTGCTGACCGCCCACCCCACCGAAGTGCGGCGCAAGTCGATGCTCGATCACAAGAACCGTATCGCCGAGCTGATGCAGATGCGCGATGCGGGCGTCGAGGAAACGCCCGAAGGCGATGTGATCGAGGAAGCGATCCGGCGACAGGTCGCGCTGTTGTGGCAGACGCGGCCCCAGCGCACCGAAAAATTATTCGTCGCCGACGAGATCGACAATGCGCTGACCTATTTGCGTGACGTTTTTCTGCCCGTCGTGCCCAAGCTCTATGCGCGCTGGGAAAAGCAATTGGGGCGGCGCCCCGCCAGCTTTTTGCGCATCGGAAGCTGGATCGGCGGCGACCGCGACGGCAACCCCTTTGTCACTGCCGAAACGCTGCGTCTGGCTACCAGCCGCAGCGCGGCAGCGGTGATCGGCCATTATATTGATGCCGTCCATGCGCTGGGCGCCGAATTGTCGGTTTCGGCCAATCTGGCCCCCGTTCCCGACGCCGTGATCGCGCTGGCCGAAGCGAGCGGCGATACCGCACCCAGCCGCCGCGACGAACCCTATCGCCGCGCCATTTCGGGCATCTATGCGCGGCTGTCGGCGACCTATGCCGGGATCGTCGGCAAGCCGCCGCCGCGTCCGTCGGCGCTGGCGGGCGAGGCCTATACGACCCCGGGCGATTTCCGCCGCGATCTCGTCACCCTGGCCGATGGCCTGTCGGCGAGTGGCGAAGGGCAGCTTGGCGGGATTGGCGCGCTGGGACGACTCATCCGCGCGGTTGAGGTCTTTGGCTTTCATCTCGCGACGCTCGACATGCGGCAAAATAGTTCGGTGCACGAGCGCGTGCTGGCCGAATTGCTGAAGGTCGCGGGCGTGTGCGACGATTATCTGGCGCTGGACGAGGAAGCGCGCGTCGCGCTGCTGACCGGCGAATTGCAAAGCGACCGTCCGCTGGCCGCACCCTGGCACGAATGGAGCGAGGAAACGGCAGGCGAGCTGGCCATTATTCACGCCGCCGCCGATGTGCGCGCGCGGTTGGGGAAGGACGCCATCTGCCAGTGGATCATCTCCATGGCGCAGGATTTGTCCGACCTTCTGGAAGTTCATGTGCTGGCGCGCGAGGCCGGGCTGTGGCGCGGCGGGGAAGACGCGGGGAAGAGCAATCTGATGGTCGTCCCGCTGTTCGAGACGATCGACGATTTAAGCCGCGCGCCCGATATCATGCGCCGTTATTTCGCCATGCCCGAAATCGGGCCGCAGGTCGCGCTGCGCGGGCATCAGGAAGTGATGATCGGCTATTCGGATTCGAACAAGGATGGCGGCTATCTGACCTCGACCTGGGGGCTGCATCAGGCGTCGCACGCGCTGACCCCGGTGTTTGCCGAGGCGGGAAGCGCGATGCAATTATTCCATGGCCGCGGCGGCGCCGTGGGGCGCGGCGGCGGCAGTGCCTTTGCCGCGATCCGCGCGCAGCCCGCCGCCACGGTGCAGGGGCGGATCCGGATCACCGAACAGGGCGAGGTCATCGCCGCCAAATATGGCACGCCCGACAGCGCCGAGACCAATTTGGAAGCGATGGTATCGGCGAGCCTGCTCGCCAGCCTGGAACCCGAACCCATGTGCGAGAAGGACGCCGCGCGGTTCCGCGGGGCGATGAACGCACTGTCGGACACCGCCTTCGCCACCTATCGCGGGCTGGTTTATGATACCCCGGCGTTCAAGGACTTCTTTCGCGCGATGACGCCGATCGCCGAGATTGCGACGCTGAAAATCGGGTCGCGTCCGTCGAGCCGGAAGAAAAGCAGCGCGATCGAGGATCTGCGCGCCATTCCCTGGGTGTTCAGCTGGGCGCAGGCGCGCGTCATGCTGCCCGGCTGGTATGGGACGGGCGAGGCCTTTGCCGCATTCAAGGACAAGGCGCTCTTGTCCGACATGCTGCAATGCTGGCCCTTCTTCTCCGCCCTGATCGGCAATATGGAAATGGTGCTCGCCAAATCGGACATGGGCATCGCCGCGCGCTATGCCGCGCTGGCAGCCGACGTCGAGGGGCAGGAGGCGATTTTCACCCGCATTCGTGACGGGTGGGAACGCGCGCATGACGGCCTGCTGACGATCACCGGCCAGTCGCGGCTGCTGGAGAAGAATCCGGCGCTGGAGGCGTCGATCCGCCTGCGTCTGCCCTATATCGAGCCGCTCAACCTGCTCCAGATCGAACTGATGAAGCGGCACCGGGCGGGCGAGACCGATCCGCGGATTGCCGAGGGGATTCAGCTGACGATCAACGCGATTGCAACGGCGCTGCGGAACAGCGGGTAA
- a CDS encoding YbaY family lipoprotein, giving the protein MVRLTQTLALGLAALSTSACATFPSAQQPVQVMGEISYRERIALPPTAQIEIRVDDVSRMDAPARTLARQAFTANGRQVPFAFSLTVDKGEIDPRGRYTLSARITDASGRLMFITDTHNDVQFDSRKLVDMGMVTLVKTR; this is encoded by the coding sequence ATGGTCCGCCTGACCCAGACGCTTGCGCTTGGCCTTGCCGCCCTGTCCACATCGGCCTGCGCTACTTTTCCTTCAGCGCAGCAGCCGGTTCAGGTGATGGGGGAAATCAGCTATCGTGAGCGCATCGCCCTGCCCCCCACTGCACAGATTGAAATTCGCGTCGACGATGTCAGCCGGATGGACGCCCCCGCGCGCACCTTGGCGCGACAGGCTTTTACAGCCAATGGCCGTCAGGTACCCTTTGCTTTCTCGCTTACCGTCGACAAGGGCGAGATTGATCCCCGGGGCCGCTATACGCTGTCGGCCCGTATCACCGATGCCTCAGGGCGGCTGATGTTCATCACCGATACCCATAATGACGTGCAGTTCGACAGCCGCAAGCTGGTCGACATGGGGATGGTGACGCTGGTGAAGACCCGCTGA
- a CDS encoding HNH endonuclease, producing the protein MFHPDLARHPDSCPALVLNADYTPLSYYPLSLWPWQTAVKAVFLDRVTIVENYEREIHSPTRSMPIPSVIALRQYVRPSEHPAFTRFNLFLRDRFACQYCGSGRDLTFDHVIPRRLGGRTSWENVATACAPCNLKKGGRTPEQAHMPLYRQPWRPTSWQLQDNGRAFPPNYLHESWIDWLYWDVELEG; encoded by the coding sequence ATGTTTCATCCCGATCTTGCCCGGCATCCCGACTCCTGTCCGGCCCTTGTTCTCAACGCCGATTATACGCCGCTCAGCTATTATCCCTTGAGCCTGTGGCCATGGCAAACAGCGGTCAAGGCGGTTTTCCTCGACCGCGTCACCATCGTTGAAAATTATGAGCGCGAAATCCACTCGCCGACCCGGTCGATGCCCATTCCCAGCGTCATTGCGCTGCGGCAATATGTGCGGCCGTCGGAACACCCCGCTTTCACGCGGTTCAACCTGTTTCTGCGCGACCGTTTCGCCTGCCAATATTGCGGGTCAGGCAGGGATCTGACCTTTGATCATGTCATCCCCCGCCGCCTGGGCGGACGGACGAGCTGGGAAAATGTCGCCACCGCCTGTGCGCCCTGTAACCTCAAGAAAGGCGGACGCACGCCCGAACAGGCGCATATGCCGCTCTATCGCCAGCCCTGGCGTCCGACGAGCTGGCAATTGCAGGATAATGGCCGCGCCTTTCCCCCCAATTACCTGCATGAAAGCTGGATCGACTGGCTTTATTGGGACGTCGAACTGGAAGGATAA
- the gluQRS gene encoding tRNA glutamyl-Q(34) synthetase GluQRS, which yields MLTRFAPSPTGELHLGHAYSAIIAHDAARAVGGRFHIRIDDIDGSRSREAYVTAALADLEWLGLDWDAPPLRQSDRLGDYAAAMDDLARRGLVYPCFCTRADIAASLSAPHGPLGPVYPGTCRALPPALRDARRADDPHCWRIDMARAAALAGPLTWEEEGRGPRRADPGAHGDVVLARKDAPASYHLASTIDDAALGVSHVIRGADLIASTDIHRLLQALLGLPTPIYRHHPLLCGPQGKRLAKRDAAASLAAMRADGVDGRALADDLRAGRLPTGYSLQMP from the coding sequence ATGCTGACCCGCTTCGCTCCCAGCCCGACCGGGGAATTGCACCTCGGCCATGCGTATAGCGCGATCATCGCGCACGACGCGGCGCGGGCTGTGGGTGGGCGCTTTCACATACGGATCGACGATATCGATGGCAGCCGCTCGCGGGAGGCCTATGTGACGGCGGCGCTCGCCGATCTTGAATGGCTGGGGCTGGACTGGGACGCTCCGCCGCTGCGCCAGTCGGACCGGCTCGGCGATTATGCGGCGGCCATGGACGATCTGGCGCGGCGCGGGCTCGTCTACCCCTGTTTTTGCACCCGCGCCGATATCGCCGCCAGCCTGTCCGCGCCGCACGGTCCGTTGGGGCCGGTATATCCCGGCACCTGCCGCGCCCTGCCGCCCGCATTGCGTGACGCGCGCCGCGCCGATGACCCGCATTGCTGGCGGATCGACATGGCGCGCGCCGCCGCGCTGGCCGGACCCCTGACGTGGGAAGAGGAGGGGCGCGGCCCCCGCCGCGCCGATCCGGGCGCGCATGGCGATGTCGTGCTCGCGCGCAAGGATGCGCCGGCCAGCTATCATCTGGCGAGCACGATCGACGATGCCGCTTTGGGGGTCAGCCACGTCATCCGGGGCGCGGACCTGATCGCATCGACCGACATCCACCGCCTGCTTCAAGCGTTGCTCGGCCTCCCCACACCCATTTATCGCCATCATCCGCTTCTTTGCGGCCCGCAGGGCAAGCGGCTCGCAAAACGTGACGCCGCCGCCAGCCTTGCGGCGATGCGCGCGGACGGCGTCGATGGCCGCGCCTTGGCCGATGATTTGCGCGCCGGGCGGCTTCCTACTGGATATTCGCTTCAAATGCCCTAG
- a CDS encoding HIG1 domain-containing protein, which translates to MNMLLVLAVVVAAAFVLFALARGLFYFSQGHRAALDGTVEENQAMQNKMMMARVKWQAITVILLVLIGVLAAGN; encoded by the coding sequence ATGAACATGCTGCTCGTCCTTGCGGTGGTTGTGGCCGCTGCCTTCGTCCTCTTCGCGCTGGCGCGGGGCCTTTTCTATTTTTCGCAGGGCCATCGCGCTGCACTCGACGGGACGGTCGAGGAAAATCAGGCGATGCAGAACAAGATGATGATGGCGCGCGTCAAATGGCAGGCGATCACCGTGATCCTGCTCGTCCTCATCGGCGTGCTCGCCGCAGGCAACTGA
- a CDS encoding cob(I)yrinic acid a,c-diamide adenosyltransferase: MVKLNKIYTRTGDQGTTGLVDGSRIAKAAPLMTAIGDVDEANSAIGLALAALGEGAPDAADVPAMLTRIQNELFDLGADLATPADPQHGFGPHDMALRIVASQVDRLEAEIDAMNDALSPLTSFILPGGSEAAARLHLARAVARRAERSAVAAGADRQLNPLALAYLNRLSDHLFVLTRHINAAAGGDILWKPGATR; this comes from the coding sequence ATGGTCAAGCTCAACAAGATTTACACCCGCACGGGGGATCAGGGCACGACGGGCCTTGTCGACGGGTCGCGTATCGCCAAGGCGGCACCGCTGATGACCGCTATCGGCGATGTCGACGAAGCGAACAGCGCGATCGGTCTGGCGCTTGCCGCGCTGGGCGAAGGCGCACCGGATGCGGCCGATGTCCCGGCGATGTTGACCCGCATTCAGAATGAGCTTTTCGATCTCGGCGCCGATCTGGCGACGCCCGCCGACCCGCAACATGGTTTTGGCCCGCACGATATGGCGCTGCGGATCGTCGCGAGCCAGGTGGACCGGCTGGAGGCGGAGATTGACGCGATGAACGACGCGCTTTCTCCGCTGACCAGCTTTATCCTCCCCGGCGGAAGCGAAGCGGCGGCGCGGCTTCACCTTGCACGCGCGGTCGCCCGCCGCGCCGAACGGAGCGCCGTTGCGGCGGGTGCGGATCGACAGCTTAATCCCCTGGCGCTGGCCTATCTCAACCGCCTGTCGGACCATCTTTTCGTCCTCACCCGGCATATCAATGCCGCGGCCGGGGGCGATATATTATGGAAGCCTGGCGCGACCCGCTGA
- the egtB gene encoding ergothioneine biosynthesis protein EgtB, with translation MASHVDVSRSSMFVTRDPLGQRLADTRRLSLELAAPLSDADATAQSMDDASPAKWHLAHTSWFFESFVLRDHVPGYQLFDERYPYLFNSYYEAEGPRHARPHRGLLTRPSLKDIRAWRRHVDAALDAALPHLSVSARALVELGIHHEQQHQELLLTDVKHLFAQNPLGPALWNAPPAPPATSSLPALQWVEGQSGRVTIGHKEGEGFAFDCEGPRHELLLGAYALADRPVSNGEWQQFIDDGGYETPALWLSDGWAWVQREAISAPQYWKEGQQFTLAGWRDIDPSAPVTHISFYEADAFAAWAGARLPTEAEWEAAAAPLDPHGGDQLDEPGPVHPASMARREEQGGMADGHPRHMFGGVWEWTGSAYRPYPGFRPAPGAVGEYNGKFMSGQFVLRGGSCATPRGHMRASYRNFFYPHQRWQFTGLRLAKDL, from the coding sequence ATGGCCAGCCATGTCGACGTTTCGCGCTCTTCCATGTTCGTGACCCGCGACCCTCTCGGGCAGCGGCTGGCGGATACACGGCGCCTGTCACTCGAACTGGCCGCCCCGCTGTCGGACGCCGATGCGACGGCGCAATCGATGGACGATGCCTCGCCTGCGAAATGGCATCTCGCGCATACGAGCTGGTTTTTCGAAAGCTTTGTGCTGCGCGACCATGTGCCGGGGTATCAGCTGTTTGACGAACGCTATCCCTATCTCTTCAACAGCTATTATGAAGCCGAGGGGCCGCGCCATGCCCGCCCGCACCGCGGCCTTCTCACGCGCCCCTCGCTCAAGGATATTCGCGCATGGCGCCGCCATGTCGATGCGGCGCTTGATGCGGCTCTGCCCCATCTTTCGGTCAGCGCGCGCGCGCTTGTTGAACTGGGCATTCATCATGAGCAACAGCATCAGGAATTGCTGCTCACCGATGTAAAGCATCTTTTCGCCCAAAACCCCCTCGGTCCCGCGCTGTGGAACGCGCCGCCTGCGCCGCCCGCCACCTCGTCGCTTCCTGCGCTCCAATGGGTGGAGGGACAATCCGGCCGCGTGACCATCGGTCATAAGGAGGGCGAAGGCTTTGCCTTCGATTGCGAAGGCCCGCGCCACGAACTGCTGCTGGGCGCCTACGCGCTCGCCGACCGTCCGGTCTCCAATGGCGAGTGGCAGCAATTTATCGATGATGGCGGCTATGAAACCCCCGCGCTCTGGCTCAGCGACGGTTGGGCCTGGGTGCAGCGCGAGGCGATCTCGGCGCCGCAATATTGGAAAGAGGGTCAGCAGTTCACGCTTGCCGGTTGGCGCGATATCGACCCGTCCGCTCCCGTGACGCATATCAGCTTTTACGAGGCGGACGCCTTCGCCGCCTGGGCGGGCGCACGCCTTCCGACCGAAGCCGAATGGGAAGCCGCCGCGGCGCCGCTCGATCCGCATGGCGGGGACCAGCTCGACGAGCCCGGCCCCGTCCATCCCGCGTCCATGGCGAGAAGGGAAGAGCAAGGCGGCATGGCGGACGGCCACCCGCGCCATATGTTCGGCGGCGTCTGGGAATGGACCGGCAGCGCCTATCGCCCCTATCCCGGCTTTCGTCCTGCGCCCGGGGCGGTGGGCGAATATAATGGCAAGTTCATGAGCGGGCAGTTCGTGCTGCGCGGCGGAAGCTGCGCGACCCCGCGCGGCCATATGCGCGCCTCCTACCGCAATTTCTTCTATCCGCACCAACGCTGGCAATTCACCGGCTTGCGGCTTGCAAAGGATCTTTGA